The Helianthus annuus cultivar XRQ/B chromosome 11, HanXRQr2.0-SUNRISE, whole genome shotgun sequence region caaaccaaggtgagttcacacagccaaggcatgaggttcccagggtgggaatgggattgatttatttatttgtacttctctagataatggaacgtagtgatatgatcctcgggtgaggaaggtgattggttaagatactgctagactagtgatgcttatagaactgatcttcgcacacacgccagggttggctgcgataatatgactgatcttcgcacacatgccagggttggttgcgataatatgactaatcttcgcacacatgcctaggaaggctgcgaactatgcGCTAAAatcttcgcacaggtgccgggtggccgcgatacaaacatacctagtctagaatgcttggaaactttccctaatcttcgcatacatgcctagagggccgcgatacgaactaatacgatacatgacttaatgaacgaacacaaggcttactataccattacaattactgaactataaactgtgaactcgctcaactagttgttgatcctctgttacatgccttgcaggtcattagatacatggagcttgcacagggaggagcaggtcgttgtggagcatggatcgtggatgccatgttaaaacatttaaacatttgaacttatgttatacattgggttttcatacttatgcttccgctacactttgaaactataattatgttttgaacacctatcgtattgaatgattggtttgcatttattttacttgatattaattacatgttcaatatgattggtggcttgatcctggtcagtcacgctcccaagcggtgatattccgcgtgtggattttgggggtgtgacataaagtcTGAGACACCCAATCCGGCATGGTTGCAAAGGCATTATAcaattcagaatccatgtttaACATCAGCTAAAATCAACAAACGATCAAACAACTTTGAAAACAAGAAATATGAATCACGTTCGTGTGAATGTGACCGATTCGTGCGAATGTGACAAATGTGAACAAATTAACAACAACAGACAGATTCGTGCGAATTGGACTTGTCCGGTTCGTACGGATGTGACAATTCTTCCAATACTTGACTTTTATGCACGTTCGTACGAATGTGCCTTGAACGATTCGGACGAACGCGAAACTTCAATTTACGTTTTTCATGGTTTTCCAAGAATTTTCAGTGAATTAATTCGAATTTgatctgattctttcaaggatttatgAAAACATGATTttgcacaacatatccaaaaatcagtcAATTTTGTCCATGAATTCGACGTTAATTTTGTGTTTTAAGTTTGAAGAAGATGAGTAGAAAGATGATGAATTCAGATCCAAATCGGCTTGAATCTGCTTGAAACTTGTGTCTTCAGTCCTTGAAACCGgtctcctgctctgataccacttgtgaggaCCGTTTCGGTGATCCTGAATGCTTCGACCGGCTAGTTTGAttccatatctcgtgcggaatcCGAGTATGAAGGTGACGTGCACAAGAACAAGCTAATTAAACTGGTTTCTATTGATAATACCCAGTTACAGAACCACGAAACCAAATGGACAGAGTTTCCCCTCTCTAGTTCACCAAAAGATACAAATGACAAGACCTTgacccctatttataggtgagACCCATTCGCTATAACCTGACTAGGACGGATGGACCATAATCACGAATGGGCCCTAGGACGGATGTGACCATAAAATATCCAACTACACTAATAAATACTCGCAAACAATAACCAAAattttataatatattatatgtatataaaaataaatatgttaAAGGTAAAATAATCTGAGTCAAACCGCTATGAGCTAATTAATGAGCCAGACTAATCCAATTCGGCTCGTTACGAACCGAGCCAAACTAGGCTCGCTTACTAACCAAGCCAAGCCAGCTCGGCTCAATTTCAAACTAAACCTTATCAAACGAACTATTTCGAAGCTAAATCCGAGAAAGCTTCAAAACAAACTCCACTTCACTTCTTGGACATCCCTAAAACTGAACATAGGAAGACCATAATAAATGATAAGCCTATCAAATATCATCTCGTACAAATACAATCTCCCCAAACCATCAAACGACACAGTCTGAATCATACCTCACCACAACAACTTCCCATTTAAAACACATTTCAAACTTTAAACCCCCAAATTCAAATGAAGTGAACCAACTACAACTTCACTCTAcaccccccaaacccatcaatGGCGGCAGACATTCGAACACAACTAATTTTGGAGCAATCAAGAAAACGCCAGAAACTCAATCACGCTCCAAAGCTTCTTCCTAACGAACAAGTTGAAGTAAATTCACTCATTTCCTTCACTGCATTGAAAAAGTTTCAATTTTGTTAAAGGGTTTTTGTGGGGGTTCATGTTTGATCATTTAACCCCCAATGCAAAGATACTTTGGGGGGTTTTACTGTAGTAATTTTACTTTATTTGATTCTTAGTGTTAGGGCATAACTTACCAATTATTATTCATGCTATAAATGACGAATTTGGGATTTTTCTTTTTTGCTTTATGTTTTGACTCAGTGTAGTATATTTTATAATCTTCACCTGAAATCAGTGTTGTAGAAATCGCTTCTGGGCGGCGCCTAGGCGGCGATTAGTCGGAGGTCTACCTCTTTATGTTTTGAAACATTATGTCTCAGTGTCGCCTAGAAATCGCTTGGTTTCTTTCAGGCTTGTTTCATGTTTTGAAACATTATGTCTCAGTGTCGCCTAGAAATCGCTTCTGGTTGTCTATTTGTTACCTTTTGATGGGATATTTACTAGGCGCCTTTGTTTCCTTTTGGTTGGATTTATACCGTGCACGCTTGTTTGTTACCTTTTGGTTGGATTTTTACCAGCTACATTTGGTTGTTACCTTTTGATGAAATTTTTACCAGGTACGTCtgtctgtttgtttgtttgtttaggtCCGAAGTGTCGAAGAAGGGCTCCGAGGTTCATGGCATCATGCAACTGTGATCAAACACATGACTCAAATTCGTGTAGTGAAGTACCATCATCTCTTCTGTAATGATAATTCAACAAATCTTGTTCAGTTCATCCCAGTTTTATTCGCAGTTGATGGTATCATTCCCACTAATTGGAGACCCTCTAATTTCCCTAATTATCGCGGTAAAATCAGACCGATCCCACCTAGAGTTTTGCATAATAAAAATTGTTATCATTTTGGACAATGTGTCGATGTGTTTCTAGAAGATGCATGGTGGGAAGGTGTTATATTCGATCATAACGACGATGATCATTCGCATGAACGGTTAGTTTTCTTTCCGGATTTGGGCGATGAATCGAGGGTTTTGTCGAAGAATTTGAGGGTTACTCAAGATTGGGATGCTACTACCGACAAATGGAGGGTTCGTGGGGATTGGATTTTTCTCGAAATTTTTGAGGAATTTAAGGTTGAATTACCCGTTTTTGTTTCGGTTAAACAAATTTGGTATGAATTGAGGATGACAAAATATTTTGTCGATGAAATGAAAGAGTGGACGTGCCCCGTTAAAGAAAATTGGAAAGAAACCGTTAAAGAGGTGATGGTAGGTAAATTTAAGATGCTAATGACAGATTTTTTGCACGAATTAACGTTTTCAGAGGATTTCGATACGAACCCAGACGCAGTTGTGGCTATTAAGTCCGGTTACGAGAATCTTAGTTTCAAATATAGAAACATTTCTGATGAAAAGAAAGTGGTTAAAAACGACGAAGCATTAAGGACTAATCGTGCGGAACTGTCAAGTAAACGAGCTCGTATAGAAGTTTTACCTAAGTACCGGACCCCACGAACCGTTTTAACTTGGTTGATAGATAACAACGTTGTTCTACCAAGAGCAAAAGTACAGTATTGTTGTAAGAACGATAGGCGTCTATTAAAGGTAGGTCGAGTAACTCGTAATGGCATAAAATGTAATTGTTGTAAACATGTTTTTAGTCTCGTAAAGTTTCAAAAACATGCGGGTAGGGGTAGTGATAACGGTGGGCTACCCTCGGCTAACATATTTCTTGAAGATGGTAGGTCGTTATTAGATTGTCAATTGCAAGTTAAACTTGATCAAAGTTCGAGATTGAAGAAAAGGCGGTGTGAAATAGGAACGGATAGTGATTACATATGTTCCGTTTGTCAATACGGAGGGGAATTAGTGTTGTGTGACCAATGTCCATCGTCGTTTCATACGTCTTGTGTAGGATTAAAGGTAATATTCTTGgtatttttcctttttatttctTTCTTTAACTTTTTAAAAGGTGACAATTTCGGCATGTTTACTTATAAGTTATGACTGTGTTTGATCTCAAACGGGTTGAATAAAAAAAGTCAAATGGGTCGAACTGGTTGAAAGACTACCAAAGTGTATTTATAATGAATGTAACTTTATAAGCCATTTCATCTAAAGATTAAGAttattatttatagaaaaatcaTAGACAAAAATTGCTTGTAGGATGATGTGGTCTATGCCCACCCGTTTTGACCCGTATGAAAACAAATTACTTTTTTTAAACTCTGACCCGTTTGACCCATATGAAAAAAAATGACTTTTTAATTCTTGCTTATTAACTTCTTTAAAGGCGACAGTCTCGACCCATTTACTTACGACTGTGTTTGATCTCAAACGGGCGTTACGGGTTAAATAaaaaaagtcaaacgggtcaaaagttttCTAAAATCTATTTCAATGCATGTAACTTCATAAATCATGTTATTTAAAGATTAAGATTGTTGTTGTAAGACTATTGTTTCATTAATCATAGTTAACGCACTAATTATATATAAACAAAATTGACAAAAAGTGCTTGAAAATATGATTTGTTTCAACCCAGCCCTGGTTTGACCCGTTACTCACCCGATCGTCTTATCACCTTTAACTTTGTTGTGCTATAATAATGGATAACTTCGTTTTTGATCGATTAGGAAGTGCCAGATGGCGAATGGTTTTGTCCATCATGCTGTTGCAGAATTTGTAATCAAAACACATTTAGTGAATATTATGAAGAAATAGTGGAAACTAACATTATAAATTGTGAACAGTGCGGAAAACAATGTATGTAGGCTCAATTCTCTCTGTCTTGTTATTTTAAACTCACGTATAAACTTTTTTATCGTAGTTTAtaattaatttattaaaatttatGTAATAGATCATATAGGGTGCTTGAAAAGAAGCAAAGATTATTTGAAGCTGAAGAGTTGTCTTGAAGCAAATTGGTTCTGTAGTTTGAGATGTGAAGAGGTATGCATCAAACTTTTTTTATATCGCGTTTCTTTATCAAGTTATAATATATTcttaagagtaaagtacacgagTGGTCCCTGTGGTTGGCCAAAATtgtggatttggtccctagctttccaaaagtacacaaatggtccctgtggtttgtactttgtaatgcatttagtccccaacttttgccaaaaatgcatggatggtccttgtggtttgcactttgtaacgcatttagtcactaaaagttggggactaaatgcgttacaaagtgcaaaccacaagaaTCATctatgtacttttggcaaaagttgagGACAAAATTCGTTAtgaagtgcaaaccatagggatcatctgtgtacttttggaaaactagggaccaaatccaaaaatttggttaaccacagggaccatccgcgTACTTTACTCATATTCTTATGTTGGTATGctttttataataaaaattcaCTTGTTTTATGACTCATTGAAAGGTATAGAAATTTTTTTaatatcagatttttttttttagtttctgTTTTATTAGAATGAGTAAAAAATTTTAGGATGTTGCTACCTTAAAACTGAATCTTGATTTTATGATTTCTACATATGGGATTTGCAGATATATACGGGTCTTCAAAGGCTTCTGGGAAAGTCAATACCGATTGGAAAAGGCAACTTAACGTGGACCCTACGAAAAAACAAAACATTCGAACATTCTAATTATGATTCCTCGGATACGGAGGAATCAATAGAGAATTACAGCAAACTTAATGTCGCTATCAGTGTGATGCATGAGTGTTTTGAGCCTGTTAAAGAACCTCGAACCGGGGGCGATATAGTCGAAGATGTTGTTTTTTGTAGACAGTaagatagttttttttttttcatttaaattatatttatacccGCATTATCTTGTGGTAATATGGAATAAAAATTATTATAGGTCAGAGCTACGACGTTTAAATTTCAAGGGCTTTTATACGGTTCTTTTGGAGAAAGATGATGAGCTACTATCGACGGCTGCAGTGAGGTGTTATTATGTTTCAAGTTTAATTAGTCTCCTttaattttgattattttatgtttGGTTTAAAAAGGCGCGTGAGGCGCTGTGGAAAACACATCAGGCTATGTAGTTATAGCGTCCAAAATCAAATATCAGTCTAGggcgatatttgagatataggttattgtggtgggatatcggtaattttaatatcaagcaaaatttatatatacatatataaaacgTAAAACATGTGTAATATTAGTAGCAATATCAAAAGTCAAAACTCAAAAGTCCCAATATTTAAAACATGATCTAATCGTAAGCCATGAAATCTTCCTCCGAGTCCACATCAACCAAGGAATCCAAAGTAACAGtcaatatcggtcaatatcgccggtAATATGATATTCCGGATCTGTATTTTGTAGAGGGCCGAAAACCGATGTCCCAcggatattaactgcatagacaTCAGGGGCAAAAGACTCGCCTCATGTAGTTCGGGGTCAAAGTTGGGTAAAACAActaaaacaacttaatgatgaTTAATAGGGGTTTATATGTAAAACAGATGAGGGATATGCAACTTGGGGATGGATCATgaaaaaactagtttaaatgagaacaaaaaaactaactaaaaaagcctaaaaaacataccaatttttttattaaaattcgctatatttaatatatataaaaaaacttttttttcacaaaaaaaaaaaagaagaaagtcGTACTGCACATGTTGCGCCTCACGCCTCCGGCCTCTGCTTTTAGGACCGAAACTCCTCGGAGCATATTACGCTTTATCAAACCCACAATTTATGTATTTATGAATGAGCATCTAAAATGTTTTGATCTTTGTTGCAAGGGTTTATGGGGAGAAAGTAGCTGAAGTCCCGCTTGTTGGTACAAGATTTCAATATCGCAGGCGAGGAATGTGTCATATTCTCATGCAAGAACTTGAAAGGgtatcatatttttattttccgTTATGTTTTTGCATTTACATGAGTGGGTTCAAATGAAAGCCATTAAATAATCAGGAACCCGATGAACCGCTTTTTGGCCTTTGATCGTGGCGTAGACTCGAAGGCGGGGATCACACATAATCGTCTTAGATCTCCGCCATCCATTGAAATAATGTCATCCGGTTGAATCAGTTTGACCAATAGCTATGTAAAACATCGCTTATTTGTCTTTACTGTTGGTTTTTTAGATATTTAGCAAATTATCAGATACTTCACTTATATTGTGTGCAAAATTTCAGAAACTCAAGGAACTAGGAGTCGAAAGACTCGTTTTGCCTGCCGTATCAAGCGTTCTACACACATGGACCAGATCATTTGGTTTCTCTGCGATGACCGAATCAGATAAATTTAAGTTTTTAGGCTGCGCGTTTCTTGATTTTCAAGGCACCACAATGTGTCACAAACTCCTTGTGACAGACCCTCCTTCCACAAAACCGGGCACATCCAAAGGTATATTTTttgttataatatatattataaaaaatgtCCCGTATGTTTTACATTTGGCTGTTGTTGTATCGTCTCTGCAGGAAATAGGTGCAGAAATATTTTAGATTTAGATAGAGTTAATGATGTATTTGAAGAATCACAAGCGTCTAAGCCTAGAGAAAGCGTAAGCGGTGGCTTTCTGAAATGTTATCATAGGAGAAAATTTGTGTCGTTGACGCGTCTTTCCAACAGCGAATGTAAAAATATGTAATGAAAGTAACGATCAAGTAATGTAAGAAGTAAGAACACATGCAAACAGACGAGGGGGAAGGTATGATATGAAACCCGGGTTATCTTTTGAAATATGATCCAATGGTCAATCCGAGTTGTACATAGGGATGTCAATGGGACATGTATTTGGTTATCCCAATCCTGTACCCAAATGAAACCGTGTTCCATACCCACCCAATACCCGTTAATTTGTTAAAAATTACTCGTGAATACATTTCTCActattttcattttttatttagtATTATTTTCAAGGAAAATAGAAATATAAGAACTAAAGAACAGTGAATTACTATATTATTATTACACAGACAAAAAAATGTTATGATTTGGGTAAATAAATATGTATGTTTTTGGTAATCGAGCTGAGTATTAGTTAATACCGAATCTGGCACATAAAAAGAATGGATACTTAAAATAATAAGAGATTAAAATGAGGGCTCAACCTTTTTCAAATAATACTAAAGAgaattaaaaaaagtaaaaaatataataattatattaaaactAAGTTAAAATgataaatagaaaaaaaaactgAGTACAAAGCTTTGCAAACACGACCAATTTCAGTTGTAAATGAGCCGAGCTATGTTTGCTAAAAACTCGAATTGATTCGAGATTAAACGAGCTCAAACCGAGCTTAATCTTTCGTTTAGACTTGtttaattaaaaattatatattatattgcATATAGAGATTATATATTTGTataatttttaattaatatattaaatataatattctataataaatatataaaaatgatagaaataattaaaaattaatattATATCGCATATAGAgattatatattttaatatatgtgTAATAGTTAAAATATACAAACaaactaataaaataattaataaataataaataagcgGATGCTAGTTAAAGTTGAGTTTAAAAAAACACTTACGAGTCACAGTTAAATACAGAACCCTATACATACCCAAGAACCGACCCAAACTCTTTTAAAATTAAATGCTCCAAGCTCGAGTCTAGAAGAGCTTGTGCTCAATGTAGCTCGTTTACATCCTTAATTTGGAACTAGAAAATCATTAAAAAGAAGAGACTCTTTTCTATTCTATAAACGGCTGAATACATCTGAGCCGTCTATTTCTGAAAAGTCGCATCAACCATCGGATGTAACCAGTCCATCTCTATATAACAACTCCTCACAAACTCAACTCCAAATGGCTCATTCTATTCCCACCTCCCCTAATTCCTGATTACACCCCCCCCCCCTATTAAAAACATCACATCCATCAAtcatttattttttgtttttagcctgttttgtctttttgttgtctttttttattcatttatttgtttgtatttgtttattaactagttattattatttatttgtttgtatttgtttattaactagttattattattattattatgattattattattattattattattattattattattattattgtttttatgatatagtatttattattagtttttattgttataatttatcaaattatatttatagctgtaacaaaagctatataaaaataAGTACTTTTTTACAAAATTATTATCATTTAATAATTTACATACCGAGGTTTAATCTATACTTCCCCCAAATGTAGCAGGTTGTGCTATCCAAGACTTATACATATTTTGACGTGATTCAAATATATTCTCCCAGCCAGCTGCATCATTTTCTCTCATTAATTTCCATAGGTTGTTTGTGCTGGCCATTGGATACTCTCCTTGTAATTCTACCATTATAAAATGGTTACCATTCACGTGTgcaattgtaattattttttttttctgggAACTCGTGAGGGCCTCTCCAAAGCGAAAAACAAGTAGAACTGTTTCTTTTTTCTTGAGATAAAAAATGAACGATCACATTGAACTTGTTCGCAATCAAGAATCCTGCCTCTGGCATAATCATCCAGTGTTTTTCAGGTGCAAACCCCAATCCTGACCAAGCCAAGGACGTGAACACATCTTTGTAATCCTGCTCTTGATAGTTCGTAAATGAACTGTGCCTTGGAGGCTTCTGAGAGTAGCTTCGTTGAAGGGGCGGTTTAGGAATTGCAGGGTTTGGTATTGTTTGTTGTTTGGATTTTGTAGTTGGTCATCCACGAGTATTTTTTTTAACATCAGGCTCTTCAAGAAAAGGTATACTTGGATTGGTTAATGCTTTTAACTTTTGTAGTAAACTTTTCTTTCCAGGCATGGATCGATTATCGAAGGCTTGTTTAAAACTTTCCAACTCGACGTCACAAGTAATATCCTCACAATATACTGGTAACTCGAGTTTCCTCCAAAATTCATCGACCGAATCTAAAGGAATAGATTGACCTGCATTAAAACATAAGTTGTCAGCTTTTAAATATTACCAAGCACATCGACCGAATCTTAGTTTAATACACTGACCTGCTTTCTTATACTTTGAGATTTCACAAGCACATGGTAATCCATAACACTTACGAACTTGACAACGACAATGTGAACGCTTTAAATGACGCTCTGCTATTATTATATCAAGTGCTTCATGAGAAACAGAGCCATGTAATAGCTTCAACATTGGTAGGTTGTGTTTATGCATTAGAACAGTTCTACTTTTTTCGAAGCTATCTTTAACAATTGTATATTGCGAGTTCACTACTTCATCAATGTGACGAACAATCTTATCTAAGGTACAATTTGCTGAATTCAAGAATTTTTTTAGCTTGGCATGTTGGCTTTCAGCTCTGTTAGTTGTCTGATTTCCGAAATGTAAGCATTCGTTAGTCCATACGGACACGAACATTTCTTTATACTTGTTTAACCAAGTACTATTCAAGTAATCCAAAACATCTGCAAagataataatgatgataacgaTGGTAACAATAATACTAACAAAATTATAGTAATAATACATACCTTGATGATGTATTAACATTGACTGAAGTTGCTTGTAATTTTGGAGGAATGATGTCCACGTTTGAGATCCAACGAGTGCATTCCACATTGTATTGAAGATTTTCCAATCATGATCCGTGGCGAAAAATGATTTGCAGTTTCTAAATATACTTTGAGAAACGTGCCACCTACAAAGTAATCGGGTAGCATTCGGAAAAACTTTCTCGCATGCATTCATCAGAGCTAACTCCCTGTCCGTAACTATAACACGTAGTTGTTGCATGCTCCTCTCATCTAGAGTTGATTTTAAACAGTTTAATGCCCAAAGATATTTCTCCTCTGTTTCTTTACGCATAACTGCAAAAGCTATGGAGATTGTCTTGTTGGTAGAAGTTACACCAACAATTTCAAGAAAAGGCAATTTATACTTGTTCGTATTGTATGTGACATCCATAAGCAACACATGTGGAAAATCAAGGAAGTACTTGTATGAGATTTTAGGAACAAAGAATAAGTCTTCCAACATGTTTGAAACTCTATTGGTAGAAATTTCAAAAGTATACCCTTTATCATTTAAATGAGACATTAGCACCTCCATCAAAGATTTCCCTTTATGATCCGTTGCTCGAATTTTATCACGTGCGTTATATATGTTTTTAATTGTAGAGACATTATTTTCATCACGCTCCTTGATAACACCTAAAATATCTTTT contains the following coding sequences:
- the LOC110872091 gene encoding increased DNA methylation 1, which translates into the protein MAADIRTQLILEQSRKRQKLNHAPKLLPNEQVEVRSVEEGLRGSWHHATVIKHMTQIRVVKYHHLFCNDNSTNLVQFIPVLFAVDGIIPTNWRPSNFPNYRGKIRPIPPRVLHNKNCYHFGQCVDVFLEDAWWEGVIFDHNDDDHSHERLVFFPDLGDESRVLSKNLRVTQDWDATTDKWRVRGDWIFLEIFEEFKVELPVFVSVKQIWYELRMTKYFVDEMKEWTCPVKENWKETVKEVMVGKFKMLMTDFLHELTFSEDFDTNPDAVVAIKSGYENLSFKYRNISDEKKVVKNDEALRTNRAELSSKRARIEVLPKYRTPRTVLTWLIDNNVVLPRAKVQYCCKNDRRLLKVGRVTRNGIKCNCCKHVFSLVKFQKHAGRGSDNGGLPSANIFLEDGRSLLDCQLQVKLDQSSRLKKRRCEIGTDSDYICSVCQYGGELVLCDQCPSSFHTSCVGLKEVPDGEWFCPSCCCRICNQNTFSEYYEEIVETNIINCEQCGKQYHIGCLKRSKDYLKLKSCLEANWFCSLRCEEIYTGLQRLLGKSIPIGKGNLTWTLRKNKTFEHSNYDSSDTEESIENYSKLNVAISVMHECFEPVKEPRTGGDIVEDVVFCRQSELRRLNFKGFYTVLLEKDDELLSTAAVRVYGEKVAEVPLVGTRFQYRRRGMCHILMQELERKLKELGVERLVLPAVSSVLHTWTRSFGFSAMTESDKFKFLGCAFLDFQGTTMCHKLLVTDPPSTKPGTSKGNRCRNILDLDRVNDVFEESQASKPRESVSGGFLKCYHRRKFVSLTRLSNSECKNM
- the LOC110869567 gene encoding protein FAR1-RELATED SEQUENCE 5-like; translation: MSGFSTDQVFKSREELMEWVRNTGRSLGYAIVTKRSKAKNGYVSKVVLMCDRGGVYKSDKDSSRETGTRKINCPFEMVAKFSKKNGSWTLKVNPGEHNHPPGEYMEGHPILKRLTPNEHQLVAELTGKGVFPKDILGVIKERDENNVSTIKNIYNARDKIRATDHKGKSLMEVLMSHLNDKGYTFEISTNRVSNMLEDLFFVPKISYKYFLDFPHVLLMDVTYNTNKYKLPFLEIVGVTSTNKTISIAFAVMRKETEEKYLWALNCLKSTLDERSMQQLRVIVTDRELALMNACEKVFPNATRLLCRWHVSQSIFRNCKSFFATDHDWKIFNTMWNALVGSQTWTSFLQNYKQLQSMLIHHQGMYYYYNFVSIIVTIVIIIIIFADVLDYLNSTWLNKYKEMFVSVWTNECLHFGNQTTNRAESQHAKLKKFLNSANCTLDKIVRHIDEVVNSQYTIVKDSFEKSRTVLMHKHNLPMLKLLHGSVSHEALDIIIAERHLKRSHCRCQVRKCYGLPCACEISKYKKAGQSIPLDSVDEFWRKLELPVYCEDITCDVELESFKQAFDNRSMPGKKSLLQKLKALTNPSIPFLEEPDVKKNTRG